From Microtus pennsylvanicus isolate mMicPen1 chromosome 10, mMicPen1.hap1, whole genome shotgun sequence, one genomic window encodes:
- the Plac9 gene encoding placenta-specific protein 9 isoform X1, producing the protein MQPLLCALAGLALLGVEAGEWDQGPRDTPGRRAAESPGSSREDLAWSPGCDRHVAIQGRLDIMEEMVEKTAEHLETEVTGLLGLLEELASNLPPGPFSPEPDLLGGDHF; encoded by the exons ATGCAGCCGCTACTCTGCGCCCTGGCCGGGCTCGCTCTGCTCGGCGTCGAGGCGGGTGAGTGGGATCAGGGACCCAGGGACACCCCAGGACGACGAG CTGCTGAGTCCCCTGGTTCCTCCAGAGAAGATCTAGCCTGGAGCCCAGGCTGTGACAGACATGTGGCTATACAAGGCCGTTTAGACATCATGGAAGAG ATGGTGGAGAAGACAGCGGAGCACCTGGAGACAGAAGTGACGGGCCTGCTGGGCCTGCTGGAGGAACTGGCTTCGAATCTACCCCCAGGGCCCTTCAGCCCAGAACCGGACCTGCTAGGAGGTG ATCACTTCTGA
- the Plac9 gene encoding placenta-specific protein 9 isoform X2 → MQPLLCALAGLALLGVEAAAESPGSSREDLAWSPGCDRHVAIQGRLDIMEEMVEKTAEHLETEVTGLLGLLEELASNLPPGPFSPEPDLLGGDHF, encoded by the exons ATGCAGCCGCTACTCTGCGCCCTGGCCGGGCTCGCTCTGCTCGGCGTCGAGGCGG CTGCTGAGTCCCCTGGTTCCTCCAGAGAAGATCTAGCCTGGAGCCCAGGCTGTGACAGACATGTGGCTATACAAGGCCGTTTAGACATCATGGAAGAG ATGGTGGAGAAGACAGCGGAGCACCTGGAGACAGAAGTGACGGGCCTGCTGGGCCTGCTGGAGGAACTGGCTTCGAATCTACCCCCAGGGCCCTTCAGCCCAGAACCGGACCTGCTAGGAGGTG ATCACTTCTGA
- the Anxa11 gene encoding annexin A11, which translates to MSYPGYPPPAGGYPPAAPGGGPWGGAAYPPPPSMPPIGLDNVANYAGQFNQDYLSDVASNMSGTFGGANMPNLYPGAPGSGYPPVPPGGFGQPPPAQQPVPPYGMYPPPGGNPPSGMPSYPSYPGAPVPGQPMPPPGQQTPGAYPGQPPMTYPGQSPMPSPGQQPVPSYPGYSGSGTVTPAVPPAQYGNRGTITDASGFDPLRDAEVLRKAMKGFGTDEQAIIDCLGSRSNKQRQQILLSFKTAYGKDLIKDLKSELSGNFEKTVLALMKTPVLFDVCEIKEAIKGAGTDEACLIEILASRSNEHIQELNRAYKTEFKKTLEEAIRSDTSGHFQRLLISLSQGNRDESTNVDMSLVQRDVQELYAAGENRLGTDESKFNAILCARSRAHLVAVFNEYQRMTGRDIEKSICREMSGDLEQGMLAVVKCLKNTPAFFAERLNKAMRGAGTKDRTLIRIMVSRSEIDLLDIRAEYKRMYGKSLYHDITGDTSGDYRKILLKICGGND; encoded by the exons ATGAGCTACCCAGGCTACCCCCCACCTGCAGGTGGTTACCCTCCAGCTGCTCCAG GTGGCGGTCCCTGGGGAGGTGCTGCctatcctcctcctcccagcatgccCCCCATCGGACTGGATAATGTGGCCAACTATGCAGGGCAGTTCAATCAGGACTACCTCTCAGACGTG GCAAGCAACATGTCTGGGACATTTGGAGGTGCCAACATGCCAAATCTGTATCCTGGAGCTCCTGGGAGTGGCTATCCTCCAGTCCCCCCTGGTGGCTTTGGGCAGCCCCCTCCTGCCCAGCAGCCTGTCCCTCCTTATGGAATGTACCCACCCCCAGGGGGAAACCCACCTTCTGGGATGCCCTCATATCCATCATACCCAGGGGCCCCTGTGCCAGGCCAACCCATGCCACCCCCTGGGCAGCAAACCCCAGGGGCCTATCCTGGACAGCCTCCAATGACCTATCCTGGACAGTCACCGATGCCATCCCCTGGGCAGCAGCCAGTGCCAAGTTATCCAGGATACTCAGGATCCGGTACTGTTACTCCTGCTGTTCCTCCAGCCCAG TATGGAAACCGAGGCACCATCACAGATGCTTCTGGATTTGACCCCTTGCGAGATGCTGAGGTCCTTCGGAAGGCCATGAAGGGCTTTG GAACGGATGAACAAGCCATCATCGATTGCCTAGGGAGCCGTTCTAACAAGCAGCGGCAGCAGATCCTTCTGTCCTTCAAGACAGCCTATGGCAAG GATTTGATCAAAGACCTAAAATCAGAGTTGTCAGGAAACTTTGAGAAGACTGTCCTGGCCCTGATGAAGACCCCGGTCCTGTTTGATGTCTGTGAGATAAAGGAAGCCATCAAG GGAGCTGGTACTGATGAGGCCTGCCTGATCGAAATCCTCGCTTCCCGAAGTAATGAACACATCCAGGAACTAAACAGAGCCTACAAAACAG aatttaaaaagacTCTGGAGGAGGCCATTCGAAGTGACACATCAGGACACTTCCAGCGgctcctcatctctctctctcag GGAAACCGTGATGAGAGCACAAACGTGGACATGTCCCTTGTGCAGAGAGATGTCCAG GAGTTGTATGCAGCTGGGGAGAACCGCCTAGGAACAGATGAGTCCAAGTTCAATGCAATTCTGTGCGCAAGGAGCCGGGCGCACCTGGTGGCAG TTTTCAACGAGTATCAGAGGATGACGGGCCGAGACATTGAGAAGAGCATCTGCCGGGAGATGTCTGGGGACCTGGAGCAGGGAATGCTGGCTGTGG TGAAATGCCTGAAGAACACCCCCGCCTTCTTTGCTGAAAGACTCAACAAGGCTATGCGG GGAGCAGGAACAAAAGACCGGACTCTGATTCGCATCATGGTGTCTCGAAGCGAGATTGACCTCCTGGATATCCGAGCAGAGTATAAGCGGATGTATGGCAAGTCACTGTACCACGATATCACG GGAGACACTTCTGGGGACTATAGGAAGATTCTGCTGAAGATCTGCGGTGGCAACGACTGA